A section of the Malaclemys terrapin pileata isolate rMalTer1 chromosome 15, rMalTer1.hap1, whole genome shotgun sequence genome encodes:
- the LOC128823495 gene encoding vitelline membrane outer layer protein 1-like, with translation MDSSLHATVGLLLGCCLWGAWGQTKIDVSNGGIWGTWGEEQSCPGNSFAVGFSLKVELPQLAGDDTALNGIRLLCSDGSTIQSNVGPWGSWGLVKKCPSGQRLTQFRLRVEPCQGLKDDTAANNIEFVCTGGAELRGDGRCWGKWGPQSRSCGPQGICTIATKVEAPQGKGDDTALNDVYFRCCRPETLTTTTTLPPTTTTQSPTSTQPPISTTD, from the exons ATGGACAGCTCCCTGCACGCCACGGTCGGCCTTCTGCTCGGCTGCTGCCTGTGGGGCGCATGGGGCCAGACCAAGATCGACGTTAGCAATGGGGGGATATGGGGCACGTGGGGTGAGGAACAGTCCTGCCCCGGCAACAGCTTCGCCGTTGGGTTCTCCCTGAAG GTGGAGCTGCCCCAGCTCGCTGGGGACGACACGGCACTGAACGGGatccggctgctctgctccgacGGCAGCACCATCCAGTCCAACGTGGGGCC GTGGGGCTCATGGGGTCTAGTGAAGAAATGTCCCTCAGGGCAGCGACTGACCCAGTTCCGGCTGCGGGTGGAGCCCTGCCAGGGCCTCAAGGACGACACGGCCGCCAACAACATCGAGTTCGTCTGCACGGGCGGGGCGGAGCTGAGGGGGGACGGGCGGTGCTGGGGCAAGTGGGGCCCCCAGAGCCGTTCCTGCGGCCCGCAGGGCATCTGCACCATCGCCACCAAGGTGGAGGCCCCCCAGGGCAAAGGGGACGACACGGCCCTGAACGACGTCTACTTCAGATGCTGCAGGCCTGAaaccctgaccaccaccacaacCCTGCCCCCTACCACCACAACCCAGTCCCCCACCTCAACGCAGCCCCCCATCTCCACTACTGACTAA